Below is a genomic region from Fusobacterium canifelinum.
TGATGAAGCAGTAGGGGCAATAGGTGGAATAACACAACTGCTTAATATTCAAAATGTAATATTCAGTTTTATAAATATGGCAACATCTATATTAACAGCACAATTTTTAGGGGCAAAGGACTATAAAAGAGTAAAACAAGTTATAAGTGTTTCACTGGTTCTTAATATTCTTTTAGGAGTAGTTTTAGGAGGGATATATTTATTTTTTTGGAGAGGTTTACTTCAAAAGATGAATCTTCCAGAAGAACTGGTTGGAATAGGTAAATACTATTTTCAACTGGTTGGGGGACTTTGTATATTTCAAGGTATAATTTTATCTTGTGGAGCAATACTTAAAAGTCATGGTAGAGCAACAGAAACCTTAATTATTAATGTAGGAGTAAATATTTTAAATATTTTGGGTAATGCTTTATTTATTTTTGGTTGGTTAGGAATGCCAGTTTTAGGACCAACGGGAGTTGGAATTTCAACAGTTATTTCAAGAGGAATTGGTTGTGTTGTGGCATTTTATATAATGTGTAAATATTGTAATTTTACATTTAGAAAGAAATATATAAAACCTTTTCCATTTAAAATAGTAAAAAATATCTTATCAATAGGTTTACCTACTGCTGGTGAAAACTTATCTTGGAATATGGGACAACTTATGATAATTGCCATGGTAAATACTATGGGGACTACAATTATTGCCTCTCGTACATATCTAATGTTGATAAGTAGCTTTATTATGACCTTGTCAATAGCATTAGGACAAGGAACAGCTATTCAAATTGGACATTTAGTTGGAGCAGGAGAAATAAAAGAAGTCTATAATAAATGTTTAAAAAGTGTGAAGATTGCATTTATATTTGCTTTTGTTGCAACTTCAATAGTCTATCTTTTAAGAAAATCAATTATGAATATTTTTACAACTAATCCAGATATTTTAAAAGCCTCATTAAAAATATTTCCTTTGATGATTATATTAGAAATGGGTAGAGTATTTAATATAGTTATAATAAATTCACTTCATGCAGCAGGAGATATTAAATTTCCTATGTTTATAGGAATAAGTTTTGTATTTACAATTGCAGTTCTATTTTCATATATATTA
It encodes:
- a CDS encoding MATE family efflux transporter gives rise to the protein MNSIGNVGKKTLISLTIPIFLELLLVTVVGNIDTIMLGYYSDEAVGAIGGITQLLNIQNVIFSFINMATSILTAQFLGAKDYKRVKQVISVSLVLNILLGVVLGGIYLFFWRGLLQKMNLPEELVGIGKYYFQLVGGLCIFQGIILSCGAILKSHGRATETLIINVGVNILNILGNALFIFGWLGMPVLGPTGVGISTVISRGIGCVVAFYIMCKYCNFTFRKKYIKPFPFKIVKNILSIGLPTAGENLSWNMGQLMIIAMVNTMGTTIIASRTYLMLISSFIMTLSIALGQGTAIQIGHLVGAGEIKEVYNKCLKSVKIAFIFAFVATSIVYLLRKSIMNIFTTNPDILKASLKIFPLMIILEMGRVFNIVIINSLHAAGDIKFPMFIGISFVFTIAVLFSYILGISLGWGLVGIWIANAMDEWIRGLAIYFRWKSKKWQNKSFV